In one window of Eggerthella guodeyinii DNA:
- a CDS encoding helix-turn-helix domain-containing protein, with protein sequence MVAELAEIGLRIKGLREACDVSREDMAAELEVPLETYVRWEETGDDVPISAIYHMAHHFGVEFTEILTGTAAKLDTYQVVRWGEGREVDRYPGYHFEDLAWRYTGKIMQPLLVVLDPSDEPAKLVTHTGQEFNLVIEGTVVVTWADKEFELNAGDSIYFNPEYPHGQRCSGDIPAKFVTIIAE encoded by the coding sequence ATGGTAGCTGAACTGGCCGAGATCGGCCTGCGCATCAAGGGCCTGCGCGAGGCGTGCGACGTCTCGCGCGAGGACATGGCGGCCGAGCTCGAGGTGCCGCTGGAGACGTACGTGCGCTGGGAGGAGACCGGCGACGACGTGCCCATCTCGGCCATCTACCACATGGCCCACCACTTCGGCGTCGAGTTCACTGAGATACTCACCGGCACCGCGGCGAAGCTCGACACGTACCAGGTGGTGCGCTGGGGCGAGGGCCGCGAGGTGGACCGCTACCCGGGCTACCACTTCGAGGACCTCGCGTGGCGCTACACCGGCAAGATCATGCAGCCGCTGCTCGTGGTGCTCGACCCGTCCGACGAGCCGGCGAAGCTCGTCACGCACACGGGCCAGGAGTTCAACCTCGTCATCGAGGGCACCGTCGTGGTCACCTGGGCCGACAAGGAGTTCGAGCTCAACGCCGGCGACAGCATCTACTTCAACCCGGAGTACCCGCACGGCCAGCGCTGCAGCGGCGACATCCCTGCAAAATTCGTGACGATCATCGCAGAATAG
- a CDS encoding thiamine pyrophosphate-dependent enzyme → MAEKEMNVVFERPHALLPVVTNYCPGCSHGIVNRLVAECLDELDVEGSTVGVAPVGCTVTSYDFYGCDMIEAAHGRAPAVATAVKRVLPDGVVFAYQGDGDLASIGMAETVHAATRGENITIIFVNNAIYGMTGGQMAPTSLPNQVTQTSPYGRDTETAGFPIRVCELLSSLDGVAYLERVTVDCPKNVRKAKKAIKKAFQTQIDKRGYSLVEIVGTCPTNWGMTPQDAFAWMNENMLPYYPLGVYKDVVAEGYANVAEAASARNADCPIANPAPQAEGGAR, encoded by the coding sequence ATGGCCGAGAAGGAAATGAACGTCGTGTTCGAACGACCCCATGCTCTCTTGCCCGTCGTGACGAACTACTGCCCCGGGTGCTCCCACGGCATCGTCAACCGCCTCGTGGCCGAGTGCCTCGACGAGCTGGACGTGGAAGGCTCCACGGTGGGCGTGGCCCCCGTCGGCTGCACGGTCACGTCCTACGACTTCTACGGCTGCGACATGATCGAGGCCGCCCACGGCCGCGCCCCGGCGGTGGCCACCGCGGTCAAGCGCGTGCTGCCCGACGGCGTCGTGTTCGCCTACCAGGGCGACGGCGACCTCGCGTCCATCGGCATGGCCGAGACGGTGCACGCGGCCACGCGCGGCGAGAACATCACCATCATCTTCGTCAACAACGCCATCTACGGCATGACGGGCGGCCAGATGGCCCCCACGAGCCTGCCGAACCAGGTGACGCAGACGAGCCCCTACGGTCGCGACACCGAGACGGCCGGCTTCCCCATCCGCGTGTGCGAGCTTCTGAGCTCGCTCGACGGCGTGGCGTACCTCGAGCGCGTCACCGTCGACTGCCCGAAGAACGTGCGCAAGGCGAAGAAGGCCATCAAGAAGGCGTTCCAGACCCAGATCGACAAGCGCGGCTACTCGCTCGTCGAGATCGTGGGCACGTGCCCCACGAACTGGGGTATGACGCCGCAGGACGCGTTCGCGTGGATGAACGAAAACATGCTGCCGTACTACCCGCTGGGCGTGTACAAGGACGTGGTGGCAGAGGGTTATGCGAACGTGGCCGAAGCCGCCTCCGCGCGCAACGCCGACTGCCCCATCGCGAACCCTGCCCCGCAGGCGGAAGGAGGCGCGCGATGA
- a CDS encoding 2-oxoacid:acceptor oxidoreductase family protein has protein sequence MSRSVNMVLAGFGGQGVLFAGKLIAYAGLLEDREVSWLPSYGPEMRGGTANCSVCLSDDPIGSPLVLAPDVLVAMNQPSLDKFEHSVAKGGVVVADSTLIQSIPEIDGVRMCAVPATAMAEEAGFKKLANIILAGKLFAETGFCEEATLWKAIEKCVPAKKAEMLDMNKRALQLGIDA, from the coding sequence ATGAGCCGCTCCGTCAATATGGTGCTGGCCGGCTTCGGCGGCCAGGGCGTGCTGTTCGCCGGCAAGCTGATCGCCTACGCCGGCCTGCTGGAGGACCGCGAGGTGTCGTGGCTGCCGTCCTACGGCCCCGAGATGCGCGGCGGCACCGCGAACTGCAGCGTGTGCCTGTCCGACGACCCCATCGGAAGCCCGCTCGTGCTGGCGCCCGACGTGCTCGTGGCCATGAACCAGCCGTCGCTCGACAAGTTCGAGCACAGCGTGGCGAAGGGCGGCGTCGTGGTGGCCGACTCCACGCTCATCCAGAGCATCCCCGAGATCGACGGCGTGCGCATGTGCGCCGTCCCCGCGACGGCCATGGCCGAGGAGGCGGGCTTCAAGAAGCTCGCGAACATCATCCTGGCCGGCAAGCTGTTCGCCGAGACGGGCTTCTGCGAGGAAGCCACGCTGTGGAAGGCCATCGAGAAGTGCGTGCCCGCCAAGAAGGCGGAGATGCTCGACATGAACAAGCGAGCGCTGCAACTGGGAATCGACGCGTAA
- a CDS encoding aminoglycoside 6-adenylyltransferase produces MRSPAEMLALFEEIASSDERIRVVTLEGSRVNPNAAADAWQDYDVTFLVTDVAGFTRSDEWLERFGALVFMQKPEAMELFPPDFPAGWFSYLMLFSDGAKIDLTLVPCEDRDAYFAQDPLIRVLLDKDGVCPEAQEPSDERFWVREPPSGHVRDCANEFHLSCTYVARGLLRDELLCSNWTFERIVRVELLRMLGYVAGVRVGFPLNTGKHDKLLPRFLKPGEREALLGTYRLDTVEAAWKALRAAMDLFEASMSEVCAALSYDCPNDRPTIDAYLETLKGLR; encoded by the coding sequence ATGAGATCGCCGGCCGAGATGCTTGCGCTGTTCGAGGAGATCGCCTCCTCCGACGAGCGGATACGCGTCGTGACGCTCGAGGGCAGCCGCGTCAACCCGAACGCGGCGGCGGATGCGTGGCAGGACTACGACGTGACCTTCCTCGTCACGGACGTGGCCGGCTTCACCCGATCCGACGAATGGCTCGAACGCTTCGGCGCCCTCGTGTTCATGCAGAAGCCCGAGGCGATGGAGCTGTTCCCGCCCGATTTCCCCGCAGGGTGGTTCTCCTACCTGATGCTGTTCTCGGACGGCGCGAAGATCGACCTCACCCTGGTTCCCTGCGAGGATCGGGACGCGTACTTCGCGCAAGACCCGCTCATCCGCGTGCTGCTCGACAAAGACGGCGTCTGCCCGGAAGCGCAGGAGCCCTCCGACGAGCGCTTCTGGGTGCGGGAACCGCCGTCGGGGCATGTCCGCGATTGCGCGAACGAATTCCACCTTTCCTGCACGTACGTGGCGCGCGGGCTGCTGCGCGACGAGCTGCTGTGCTCGAACTGGACGTTCGAGCGGATCGTGCGCGTCGAGCTGCTCCGCATGCTCGGGTACGTCGCCGGCGTGCGCGTCGGCTTCCCGCTGAACACGGGCAAGCATGACAAGCTGCTGCCCCGCTTCTTGAAGCCGGGCGAGCGCGAAGCCCTGCTCGGCACGTACCGGCTCGATACCGTCGAGGCGGCGTGGAAGGCCCTGCGCGCCGCGATGGACCTGTTCGAAGCGTCGATGTCCGAGGTCTGCGCGGCCCTCTCGTACGACTGCCCGAACGACCGCCCGACGATCGACGCCTACCTGGAAACCCTCAAGGGCCTGCGATAG
- a CDS encoding AMP-binding protein, producing MRNINLRYVNEAYDEDGVLTSFEVNCPADFNFGYDVVDDIAVNDPDRRAMVWCNPEGEEHVFTFADMKRWSDKTANFLAEQGIGRGDMVMVILRRHYQFWFVAPALAKLGAVMVPATFMLKEHDLEYRLNGASIKAVIATSLGDIADVVDNVAGACPTLECRILVNGAGGGLSPEDEHGAIVLPEGELIGPALSGPEGVCAAPAERDGWLDFNAGVRAASEDFARRETAAADPMLMYFSSGTSGNPKMVLHDSEYAIAHLVTAKHWHNVEPDGLHFTIADTGWGKAVWGKYYGQWLMEACVFTYDYDRFHPSDILSLIGRYGITTLCCPPTMYRMMMTENIDAYDLSTLVYSTTAGEALNPDLFDFWKEHTGLTIFEGFGQTETPLTIANLTNSVPRPGSMGKPVPLYNVEIQRDDGTRCTTGETGEVCIDIREKAAGIMLEYYRDPEKTAAAMHDGWYHTGDTAWCDEDGYFWYVGRNDDVIKSSGYRIGPFEIESVLLEHEAVRECAVTGVPDPTRGKAVKATIVLADGFAGSSELTRELQTWVKHKTAPYKYPRIVEYVEALPKTVNGKIRRAAIREVDEAASAPEGLV from the coding sequence ATGAGAAACATCAACCTCCGCTACGTGAACGAAGCTTACGACGAGGACGGCGTGCTCACCTCGTTCGAGGTGAACTGCCCGGCCGACTTCAACTTCGGCTACGATGTGGTCGACGACATCGCCGTGAACGACCCCGACCGCCGCGCCATGGTGTGGTGCAACCCCGAAGGCGAGGAGCACGTGTTCACGTTCGCCGACATGAAGCGCTGGTCGGACAAGACGGCGAACTTCCTGGCCGAGCAGGGCATCGGCCGCGGCGACATGGTCATGGTCATCCTGCGCCGCCACTACCAGTTCTGGTTCGTGGCCCCGGCGCTGGCCAAGCTGGGTGCCGTCATGGTGCCCGCCACGTTCATGCTCAAGGAGCACGACCTGGAGTACCGCCTGAACGGCGCCTCCATCAAAGCCGTCATCGCCACGTCGCTCGGCGACATCGCCGACGTGGTGGACAACGTGGCCGGCGCGTGCCCCACGCTGGAATGCCGCATCCTCGTGAACGGCGCGGGCGGCGGGCTGTCGCCCGAGGACGAGCACGGCGCCATCGTGCTGCCCGAGGGCGAGCTCATCGGGCCCGCGCTGTCCGGCCCGGAGGGCGTGTGCGCGGCTCCGGCCGAGCGGGACGGCTGGCTCGACTTCAACGCGGGCGTGCGCGCCGCCTCCGAGGACTTCGCGCGCCGCGAGACGGCCGCCGCCGACCCCATGCTCATGTACTTCTCGTCCGGCACGTCGGGCAATCCCAAGATGGTGCTGCACGATTCCGAGTACGCCATCGCGCACCTCGTGACGGCGAAGCACTGGCACAACGTGGAGCCCGACGGCCTGCACTTCACCATCGCCGACACGGGATGGGGCAAGGCCGTGTGGGGCAAGTACTACGGCCAGTGGCTCATGGAGGCGTGCGTGTTCACGTACGACTACGACCGCTTCCACCCCTCCGACATCCTGTCGCTCATCGGGCGCTACGGCATCACCACGCTGTGCTGCCCGCCCACGATGTACCGCATGATGATGACCGAGAACATCGACGCCTACGACCTGAGCACGCTCGTGTACTCCACGACGGCGGGCGAGGCGCTCAACCCCGACCTGTTCGACTTCTGGAAGGAGCACACGGGGCTCACCATCTTCGAGGGCTTCGGGCAGACCGAGACGCCGCTCACCATCGCGAACCTCACGAACTCCGTGCCGCGCCCCGGCTCCATGGGCAAGCCGGTGCCACTGTACAACGTGGAGATCCAGCGCGACGACGGCACCCGCTGCACCACGGGCGAGACGGGCGAGGTGTGCATCGACATCCGCGAGAAGGCCGCCGGCATCATGCTGGAGTACTACCGCGACCCCGAGAAGACCGCGGCCGCCATGCACGACGGCTGGTACCACACCGGCGACACGGCCTGGTGCGACGAGGACGGCTACTTCTGGTACGTCGGCCGAAACGACGACGTCATCAAGTCGAGCGGCTACCGCATCGGCCCCTTCGAGATCGAGAGCGTGCTGCTCGAGCACGAGGCGGTGCGCGAGTGCGCCGTCACCGGCGTGCCCGACCCTACGCGCGGCAAGGCCGTGAAGGCCACCATCGTGCTGGCCGACGGCTTCGCGGGCTCTTCCGAGCTCACGCGCGAGCTGCAGACCTGGGTGAAGCACAAGACCGCGCCGTACAAGTACCCGCGCATCGTGGAGTACGTCGAGGCGCTGCCCAAGACCGTCAACGGCAAGATCCGCCGCGCGGCCATCCGCGAGGTGGACGAGGCGGCCTCGGCGCCGGAAGGGCTCGTGTGA
- a CDS encoding AMP-binding protein, producing the protein MNHILKKYCPRIEFDSYEDFFENFRIDVPEAFNFGFDVVDEWARVEPEKRALVWCDDRDEERTFTFTDLSRLSNRAANAFAKLGIGKGDVVMMILRRRWEYWVCAVALCKLGATIIPASLQLTKKDIVYRAESARVKAVVCVDDDYVCGQMEEALPESPSIENRIIVAGERPGWTPFDELIEGESDEFERPTGEAGVTSADTMLIYFTSGTTGMAKAVCHNFAHPLGHIITAKYWQQVEEDTLHMSVTDSGWAKFGWGKIYGQWIAGATIFAYDMDKFVPTKLLQKIQDYRLTTFCAPPTMYRFMLQEDVSAYDLSSVHNFATAGEPLNAEVTIAWKRLTGKNIREGFGQTEGPVLLATFPWVDPRPGSMGKPSPLLNIKLLDDEGVEVPDGEEGAICVTGLKEAYPPGLFTGYYREPERTREAVGGEYYNLHDMAWRDSDGYCFFVGRNDDVIKCSGYRIGPFEVESALIEHDAVVECAVTAAPDPIRGKVVKATVVLAKGWEPTDELVRELQNHVKKTTAPYKYPRIVEFVDELPKTIGGKIKRKLIRNQDGIED; encoded by the coding sequence GTGAACCATATCCTGAAAAAATACTGCCCCCGCATCGAGTTCGACTCCTACGAGGACTTCTTCGAGAACTTCCGCATCGACGTGCCCGAGGCGTTCAACTTCGGCTTCGACGTCGTGGACGAATGGGCCCGCGTCGAGCCCGAGAAGCGCGCGCTCGTGTGGTGCGACGACCGCGACGAGGAGCGCACGTTCACGTTCACCGACCTGTCGAGGCTGTCGAACCGGGCGGCGAACGCGTTCGCCAAGCTGGGCATCGGCAAGGGCGACGTGGTCATGATGATCCTGCGCCGCCGCTGGGAGTACTGGGTGTGCGCCGTGGCGCTGTGCAAGCTGGGTGCCACCATCATCCCCGCGTCGCTGCAGCTGACGAAGAAGGACATCGTCTACCGCGCCGAGAGCGCGCGCGTGAAGGCCGTCGTCTGCGTCGACGACGACTACGTGTGCGGCCAGATGGAGGAGGCGCTGCCCGAATCGCCGTCCATCGAGAACCGCATCATCGTGGCGGGCGAGCGCCCGGGCTGGACGCCGTTCGACGAGCTGATCGAGGGCGAATCGGACGAGTTCGAGCGCCCGACGGGCGAGGCCGGCGTCACGAGCGCGGACACCATGCTCATCTACTTCACGTCCGGCACCACCGGCATGGCGAAGGCCGTGTGCCACAACTTCGCGCACCCGCTGGGCCACATCATCACGGCGAAGTACTGGCAGCAGGTGGAGGAGGACACGCTGCACATGAGCGTGACCGACAGCGGCTGGGCGAAGTTCGGCTGGGGCAAGATCTACGGCCAGTGGATCGCCGGCGCCACCATCTTCGCCTACGACATGGACAAGTTCGTGCCCACGAAGCTGCTGCAGAAGATCCAGGACTACCGGCTGACCACGTTCTGCGCGCCGCCCACGATGTACCGCTTCATGCTGCAGGAGGACGTGAGCGCCTACGACCTGTCGAGCGTGCACAACTTCGCCACGGCGGGCGAGCCGCTGAACGCCGAGGTCACCATCGCGTGGAAGCGTTTGACCGGCAAGAACATCCGCGAGGGCTTCGGGCAGACCGAGGGCCCCGTGCTGCTGGCCACGTTCCCGTGGGTCGATCCGCGCCCGGGCTCCATGGGCAAGCCGTCGCCGCTGCTGAACATCAAGCTGCTCGACGACGAGGGCGTGGAGGTGCCCGACGGCGAGGAGGGCGCCATCTGCGTCACGGGCCTCAAGGAGGCGTACCCGCCGGGCCTGTTCACGGGTTACTACCGCGAGCCGGAGCGCACGCGCGAGGCCGTGGGCGGGGAGTACTACAACCTGCACGACATGGCGTGGCGCGACTCGGACGGCTACTGCTTCTTCGTGGGCCGCAACGACGACGTCATCAAGTGCTCGGGCTACCGCATCGGCCCCTTCGAGGTGGAGAGCGCGCTCATCGAGCACGACGCCGTGGTGGAATGCGCCGTCACGGCCGCGCCCGACCCCATCCGCGGCAAGGTGGTGAAGGCCACCGTCGTGCTGGCGAAGGGCTGGGAGCCGACCGACGAGCTGGTGCGCGAGCTGCAGAACCACGTGAAGAAGACGACCGCGCCGTACAAGTACCCCCGCATCGTCGAGTTCGTGGACGAGCTGCCGAAGACCATCGGCGGCAAGATCAAGCGCAAGCTCATCCGCAACCAAGACGGCATCGAGGACTAG
- a CDS encoding 3-methyl-2-oxobutanoate dehydrogenase subunit VorB: MAEKVLMKGNEALAESALRAGCRFFFGYPITPQTELAAYMSKRMPKVGGTFLQAESEIAAINMVYGAAAAGARVMTSSSSPGISLKGEGISYMAGADLPGVIINVQRGGPGLGGIQPSQADYWQATRALGHGDFRVVVYAPSTVQEMADYVFSAFDVADRYRTPVMILADGMLGQMMEPVVMPEPVDALPDKPWATVGHKHERAHNVVNSLYLTAEALEDLNVERYERYAAIERDEQRAESFMTDDADIVVVAFGASARVARSAVVAAREQGIKAGLIRPITLWPFPVDAIEATVPTAKAYLSVEMNMGQMVDDVRLALAGRRPVEFYGRTGGVIPTPVEVLAKLESMNEAIATSAKGGE, encoded by the coding sequence ATGGCAGAGAAAGTGCTCATGAAGGGTAACGAGGCTCTGGCGGAGAGCGCCCTGCGCGCCGGCTGCCGCTTCTTCTTCGGGTACCCCATCACGCCGCAGACCGAGCTCGCGGCCTACATGTCCAAGCGCATGCCGAAGGTGGGAGGCACCTTCCTGCAGGCCGAGAGCGAGATCGCGGCCATCAACATGGTGTACGGCGCCGCGGCCGCCGGCGCGCGCGTCATGACGTCGTCGTCGTCGCCAGGCATCTCGCTGAAGGGCGAGGGCATCTCCTACATGGCCGGCGCCGATCTGCCGGGCGTCATCATCAACGTGCAGCGCGGCGGCCCGGGCCTCGGCGGCATCCAGCCGTCCCAGGCCGACTACTGGCAGGCCACCCGCGCGCTCGGCCACGGCGACTTCCGCGTGGTCGTGTACGCGCCGTCCACCGTGCAGGAGATGGCCGACTACGTGTTCTCCGCGTTCGACGTGGCCGACCGGTACCGCACGCCCGTCATGATCCTGGCCGACGGCATGCTCGGCCAGATGATGGAGCCCGTGGTCATGCCCGAGCCCGTCGACGCGCTTCCCGACAAGCCCTGGGCCACCGTCGGCCACAAGCACGAGCGCGCCCACAACGTGGTGAACTCGCTGTACCTGACGGCCGAGGCCCTCGAGGACCTCAACGTGGAGCGCTACGAGCGCTACGCCGCCATCGAGCGCGACGAGCAGCGCGCCGAGTCGTTCATGACCGACGACGCCGACATCGTGGTGGTCGCGTTCGGCGCGAGCGCCCGCGTGGCGCGCAGCGCGGTGGTCGCGGCCCGCGAGCAGGGCATCAAGGCCGGCCTCATCCGGCCCATCACCCTGTGGCCGTTCCCCGTGGACGCCATCGAGGCCACGGTTCCCACCGCGAAGGCGTACCTGTCGGTGGAGATGAACATGGGCCAGATGGTGGACGACGTGCGCCTCGCGCTCGCCGGCCGCCGTCCGGTGGAGTTCTACGGCCGCACCGGCGGCGTCATCCCGACGCCCGTGGAGGTGCTGGCCAAGCTGGAATCCATGAACGAAGCGATCGCAACGTCCGCGAAAGGAGGGGAGTAG
- a CDS encoding ParA family protein, translating to MAADDPERSARGPLALDVPVAVVCGHYGVGKTNLSLNIALDAAQAGRAVTVIDLDVVNPFFRSSDYRALLDERGIRLVAPVFAGTNLDGPSLSGTIEPAIDGAQRAWRAGDERPLVVIDAGGDDVGATALGRFARTVEQAPYALLYVVNRSRNLTQEPAEAVEVLREIERKSHLRATCVVNNTHLQHDTDATVVEQGVPFARAVAQAAGLPLACTTVPAALARQVADRETTHRAPNGDRQTYYPVQVYVRTPWE from the coding sequence ATGGCGGCCGACGACCCGGAGCGTTCCGCGCGCGGCCCGCTCGCCCTCGACGTGCCCGTGGCCGTGGTGTGCGGCCACTACGGGGTGGGCAAGACGAACCTGTCGCTCAACATCGCGCTCGACGCGGCCCAGGCGGGGCGCGCGGTCACGGTGATCGACCTCGACGTGGTGAACCCCTTCTTCCGCTCGAGCGACTACCGCGCGCTGCTCGACGAGCGCGGCATCCGCCTCGTCGCGCCCGTGTTCGCGGGCACGAACCTCGACGGGCCCAGCCTGTCGGGCACCATCGAGCCGGCCATCGACGGCGCGCAGCGCGCCTGGCGCGCGGGCGACGAGCGCCCGCTCGTCGTCATCGACGCGGGCGGCGACGACGTGGGCGCCACGGCGCTCGGGCGCTTCGCGCGCACGGTGGAGCAGGCTCCCTACGCCCTGCTGTACGTGGTGAACCGCAGCCGCAACCTCACGCAGGAACCGGCCGAGGCGGTCGAGGTGCTGCGCGAGATCGAGCGGAAATCGCACCTGAGGGCCACGTGCGTCGTGAACAACACGCACCTCCAGCACGACACCGACGCGACGGTGGTGGAGCAGGGCGTGCCTTTCGCGCGCGCCGTCGCGCAGGCGGCCGGGCTGCCCCTGGCGTGCACGACGGTGCCCGCCGCGCTGGCTCGGCAGGTCGCCGACCGGGAAACTACCCACCGCGCGCCGAATGGGGATCGGCAAACGTACTATCCTGTGCAAGTATATGTACGAACTCCCTGGGAATAG
- a CDS encoding helix-turn-helix domain-containing protein, whose protein sequence is MEPNIEEVAGRIRALREDLDITMQEMADATGRSVAEYAAQESGRQDLSFTFLYKCAQRLGVDVIELLTGEDPHLSGYSLTRAAEGLSIKRRAGFEYLHKAPHFKNKLAEPFLVTAPYLEEEQGEPIHLSYHKGQELDFIISGRMRFAYEDHIEELEAGDLLMYDSSRGHGMIATGGEPCTFLAVVMKPETEII, encoded by the coding sequence ATGGAGCCGAACATCGAAGAGGTGGCTGGACGCATTCGGGCGCTGCGCGAAGACCTCGACATCACCATGCAGGAGATGGCCGACGCGACGGGCCGTTCGGTGGCCGAGTACGCCGCGCAGGAATCGGGGCGGCAGGATTTGTCCTTCACGTTCCTGTACAAGTGCGCGCAGCGCTTGGGCGTGGACGTCATCGAGCTTCTGACCGGCGAGGACCCGCACCTTTCGGGCTACTCGCTCACGCGCGCCGCCGAGGGGCTGTCCATCAAGCGCCGCGCGGGCTTCGAGTACCTGCACAAGGCACCGCACTTCAAGAACAAGCTGGCCGAGCCCTTCCTGGTGACGGCGCCGTACCTGGAGGAGGAGCAGGGCGAGCCCATCCACCTGTCCTACCACAAGGGCCAGGAGCTCGACTTCATCATCTCGGGCCGCATGCGCTTCGCCTACGAGGACCACATCGAGGAGCTCGAGGCGGGCGACCTGCTCATGTACGATTCCAGCCGCGGCCACGGCATGATCGCCACCGGCGGCGAGCCGTGCACGTTCCTCGCGGTCGTCATGAAGCCGGAGACGGAGATTATCTAG
- a CDS encoding coproporphyrinogen III oxidase family protein produces the protein MLSERMLSRLIHTMTKRELTLKRTDETMMPPANPGQKYMLYMHVPFCERLCPYCSFNRYPFRAEVAAPYFANMRKEMMMLKDLGYDFESIYVGGGTPTVMIDELCETLDMARDNFDIKEVASETNPNHLTQPWLDKLHGRVQRLSVGVQSFDDDLLKQMDRYEKYGSGDEILERIAEAEPYFDSLNVDMIFNFPSQTEDVLLSDLEKIALSGCRQTTFSPLYVSSATTRKMVSVLGKMDYEREYRYYQIIDGVLAGGDDPLFDRTTLWTFTRDGEGEKPADAPQIDEYQVNYDEYPAIGSGSITHLNGCLYVNNFSIKDYNAAIESGRMSIMGKTVMSKTDLMRYRFLLDLYKLRLDKRAFARDFGCTIERGLPMEMAFMRLNGAFATDNADELTLTPIGRYLTVVMYRQFLSGMNNLRDQARAALTGPERELLFGEGVPA, from the coding sequence ATGCTTTCCGAGCGCATGCTTTCGCGCCTGATCCATACCATGACCAAACGCGAGCTGACCCTGAAGCGGACCGACGAGACCATGATGCCGCCCGCGAACCCCGGGCAGAAGTACATGCTGTACATGCACGTGCCCTTCTGCGAGCGCCTCTGCCCCTACTGCAGCTTCAACCGCTACCCGTTCCGCGCCGAGGTGGCCGCGCCCTACTTCGCGAACATGCGCAAGGAAATGATGATGCTCAAGGATTTGGGCTACGACTTCGAGAGCATCTACGTGGGCGGCGGCACGCCCACCGTCATGATCGACGAGCTGTGCGAGACCCTCGATATGGCCCGCGACAACTTCGACATCAAGGAAGTGGCTTCCGAGACGAACCCGAACCACCTGACGCAGCCCTGGCTCGACAAGCTGCACGGCCGCGTGCAGCGCCTGTCCGTGGGCGTGCAGAGCTTCGACGACGACCTGCTCAAGCAGATGGACCGCTACGAGAAGTACGGCAGCGGCGACGAGATCCTCGAGCGCATCGCCGAGGCCGAGCCGTACTTCGACTCGCTCAACGTGGACATGATCTTCAACTTCCCCTCGCAGACCGAAGACGTGCTGCTGTCCGACCTCGAGAAGATCGCGCTGTCCGGCTGCCGCCAGACCACGTTCTCGCCGCTGTACGTGTCGTCGGCCACCACACGCAAGATGGTGTCGGTGCTGGGCAAGATGGACTACGAGCGCGAGTACCGCTACTACCAGATCATCGACGGGGTGCTGGCCGGCGGCGACGACCCGCTGTTCGACCGCACCACGCTGTGGACGTTCACGCGCGACGGCGAGGGCGAGAAGCCGGCCGACGCGCCGCAGATCGACGAGTACCAGGTGAACTACGACGAGTACCCGGCCATCGGCAGCGGCTCCATCACGCACCTGAACGGCTGCCTGTACGTCAACAACTTCAGCATCAAGGACTACAACGCGGCCATCGAGAGCGGGCGCATGTCCATCATGGGCAAGACGGTGATGAGCAAGACCGACCTCATGCGCTACCGGTTCCTGCTCGACCTGTACAAGCTGCGCCTCGACAAGCGCGCCTTCGCGCGCGATTTCGGCTGCACCATCGAGCGCGGCCTTCCCATGGAGATGGCGTTCATGCGCCTGAACGGGGCGTTCGCGACGGACAACGCCGACGAGCTGACGCTCACGCCCATCGGCCGCTACCTGACCGTGGTCATGTACCGCCAGTTCCTCAGCGGCATGAACAACCTGCGCGACCAGGCGCGCGCCGCGCTGACGGGCCCGGAGCGCGAGCTGCTGTTCGGCGAGGGCGTCCCCGCGTAG
- a CDS encoding 4Fe-4S binding protein — protein MARISVDDSFCKGCGLCVDACPERIMALDHDKITAKGYHPAYCTDMDACTGCMSCATMCPDVAITVER, from the coding sequence ATGGCGAGAATCAGCGTAGACGACTCCTTCTGCAAGGGGTGCGGCCTGTGCGTCGACGCGTGCCCCGAGCGGATCATGGCGCTCGACCACGACAAGATCACCGCGAAGGGCTACCACCCCGCGTACTGCACCGACATGGATGCGTGCACGGGCTGCATGTCTTGCGCGACGATGTGCCCTGACGTTGCGATCACGGTAGAGAGGTAG